GCGGCGATCTTCGTGATCATCCTCGCCGCTGCCGAAGCTGCCATCGCTCTGGCGATCGTCCTCAACATCTACAACCGGTTCCAGACCGTGAATGTGGATGAAGTGAGCTCCCTGAAAGAATGATGAACGACGAAGGAAGAAGGAACAATTCAGATGTCGTCTGATACGCTGGTCATACTCTCCCTCGCCGTCCTCCTGCTGCCCCTGGCCGGGTTCGTGCTGATGATGTTCTTCGGCAAGAAACTCCCCCGGCAGGGCGACTGGCTCGAGACGGGCATCATCACCATCGCCCTGGGGATCGCGCTCTACGTGCTCTACCAGAAGATGACCACCTTTGCGGGTGAGGTCGGCTCCCTCCGCTTCACGTGGGTCGACTTCCATGAGGTCCCCGGCATCGGGCCGCTGAAGATCGTGCTCGGCTTTGCCATGGATAACCTCGCCGCGATCATGATGGCCGTCGTGATGATCATCAGTACCCTGGTCCACTTCTTCTCGATCGGGTACATGCACGACGATGTACGGTACAGCCGGTACTTCGGCTATCTGGGCATCTTCACCTTCTCGATGCTCGTGATCGTGCTTGCGGACAACCTCTTCCTGCTCTATGTAGGATGGGAACTGGTGGGCCTGAGTTCGTATCTGCTCATCGGCCACTGGTACGAGAAGAAGAGCGCAAGCAATGCCGCCATGAAGGCGTTCATCACCAACCGCATCGGCGATGTCGGGTTCTTTGTCGGCATGGCGATCATGTTCACGACGTTCCATACCTTCGGGC
This genomic window from Ignavibacteriota bacterium contains:
- a CDS encoding NADH-quinone oxidoreductase subunit L, whose product is MSSDTLVILSLAVLLLPLAGFVLMMFFGKKLPRQGDWLETGIITIALGIALYVLYQKMTTFAGEVGSLRFTWVDFHEVPGIGPLKIVLGFAMDNLAAIMMAVVMIISTLVHFFSIGYMHDDVRYSRYFGYLGIFTFSMLVIVLADNLFLLYVGWELVGLSSYLLIGHWYEKKSASNAAMKAFITNRIGDVGFFVGMAIMFTTFHTFGLKEIFAGLQSGEMPLGSESWLTAAGVLIFCGAIGKSAQFPLHVWLPDAMEGPTPVSALIHAATMVAAGVYLVARVFPLLTADALMVIAYIGLTTAFISATIAIAQNDIKKVLAYSTISQLGYMVMGLGVGAYTYGFMHLVTHAMFKAGLFLGSGSVIHAMHGAMHHQHDHHTDPQDIRNMGGLRAKMPVTFW